The Fusarium poae strain DAOMC 252244 chromosome 2, whole genome shotgun sequence nucleotide sequence TTGATCTGACGGCAGCCCTGATCCTGACGTAGTTCAGCATAACAAGATTGTTTCGCAGCCATCTAATTTGGATCCTCGTTATTTAGTAAACTCAGTCGCCTCCAACCATCCGAACACATCTTGGCCAAACTCCTCAGGCTTCTCAAGAAGAGCCCAGTGTCCTCCCTGCCTCGTAACACTCGTAATATCCGCTAGATATCCATCATCGATATTATCCTGCAGCACAGCAGGACGGCACACAAAGTCTTGCTCTCCACCCCAGAAAAACGCAGGGACTTTAACAATCTTGGAATCTCCAGACACGAGCTTGTCTGCTCTGCTCTGCACACCAAACGCAAACGCCTTGTACCAACAACTTGGCGCATCGAACCCACCCTCCTTGCCAAATCTCTCCACGAAATCCTGCTTGTGCTCGGCTGTAGTGTATGATAGAGTTGGTTGTGTACGGCCTTCGGTAACGTACTTGCGCATACCACCTGGACTAACCCAGTTGTCGAGCCAAGTATAAGGATCACCGAAAGCTACAGTATACACTGAGTCGAGATTCTTGGCCATGAGGGCTGTAGAGTCATCGGCAGTAAAAAAGTGCCAGTACTCATAGCTACCATGACCGTATTTTTCCTTGGTGGCTTTGTTCACTGTGTCAAGATCGAATCTTCCCAAAGGTGGGACGTAGGCGACGTTAACCATGACAAGACCAGACACTCGAGAAGGGTAAAAGTTGTATAAGCGTTGACAAATCACGCTACCCCAGTCATGGCCGACAGAAATAACAGTATCCAACTGTTCAGCATCCAGGATCTCGACAGCATCGGCAGTCATGTGTTGCCAGGCATATGCTTCCAGGTCGGTAGGTTTAGAAGTACCACCATAGCCAAGACAATCGAGAGCGACAACACCATAGCCATTTGGGACAATATAATTGTTGATCAAGCCAGCCCAAAGCTTAGCTGTATCAGGCCAACCATGAAATAGAATGAGCGCAGGCTTGCCGGCGGCTGCGGGGGAGGTATAGTACGTGTAGGTGAAGCCACGGGAGACCTCCAGGGTCTTTTTGTTGAGTTTCGACAAATCCATGGTCGTCAAAGCGTAGTACGTAAGTAGAGGTTGACGCTCAGAATAGAGTTCTCTGCTGTGGGGTTCTAGCTTTAAGGCAAAAAGGTTACTTTTGTTGAGATCGCGTgtgccttgatgtccttaattgtatgtgtattgtcCCAACTTCAAATCCGTCTTTGATTGAACGCCGAGCAAGGCGGGGTAGTGAGACACGTAGGACTAAGGGAAGTAACAAGTTCAATTAAAGGGATGTGCCACTTGGCACCTGTCAATTATGACAGGACGGAGCGCCAAGAGTCCAGACAAGCAGTCAGCTCATGCTGTTCCTTAACTCGATGCCCAATTCTTTGCGACTAGAGCGGCCCGCCCCGACAAAAATCGTTTAGTAACGAAGCGATAGGTTTCGAATTTCAGGTTTGTGGGGGCCGATTTGAACCAGGCATGACCAGGAATCAGTGATGTGAATAGACAGACTGGGTGGTGAAAGTTGTCAGTTCACGTCACTGGCTCCAGGCCATGCCTTGCAGGGACTAACTCAGATTGGCTCCCCGCAAATCTAAAATTTAGCTTATCGCCTTGTCGGCTTCAATACGGCGATACGGCGGGTTCCTACATTGTTTGAACCGTGATCGGCAATTAGTTCGATTTATTGGCACAAGATGAATTGGCCCGTCACTCGGTTTATAGCGACTATAGCAACAGCAAACAAGATTTTCCATTATTACGAGATGGAGCCAGCATAGCCATGCCACTGGCTATACACCGGGGCGGACCGACATAGATTAGATGAATGTAACATTGAGAGGTGGCGCGGGACTCTTGAATCTTGGCATCTGGTCAGGTCATAGTTAACAGGTGCCAAGTGGCAGACGATTTGTAATCGAGCTTGCTGTCTCCCTTAGTCCTACATGTCTTATTACCCCGCCCTGCCCGGCGCTCAATCAAAGACGGGGTTGATAGCTTCCAAGGGTCACGCACCTACAAGCCGGCCTGTTTTTGACAAAAATCGTCTTTTGAAGTACAGCCCATGTATCGAGAGGCCCCGCCCTAGACTTTACAAAGAGCATGTTGTTTCAGAGCGGAAGGTGcaagtgctcaatactgtagaTGTCCACAACTGATTGCTTCCTTTATACAGTAGCATGTCATAGCCCGGAGAACCCCAAGCTCTGTGATTCTCGATCTTTAGGCACCAAAACTAAGGCTAAACAGGAACCTCTATGGTAAATTGCGCTGCCTTGATCATTTAGGGATCACCTTATCGGTCCATCATAGCCCAACCTCGGACGGAAGAGCCCGCTGATGACCCTTGAGAATCTCATAATGAGGCCTTCTGTTGCAGGTGGCCATTGGCTTAGGTACGAAGAGATCAACCAGCA carries:
- a CDS encoding hypothetical protein (MEROPS:MER0017177); the encoded protein is MDLSKLNKKTLEVSRGFTYTYYTSPAAAGKPALILFHGWPDTAKLWAGLINNYIVPNGYGVVALDCLGYGGTSKPTDLEAYAWQHMTADAVEILDAEQLDTVISVGHDWGSVICQRLYNFYPSRVSGLVMVNVAYVPPLGRFDLDTVNKATKEKYGHGSYEYWHFFTADDSTALMAKNLDSVYTVAFGDPYTWLDNWVSPGGMRKYVTEGRTQPTLSYTTAEHKQDFVERFGKEGGFDAPSCWYKAFAFGVQSRADKLVSGDSKIVKVPAFFWGGEQDFVCRPAVLQDNIDDGYLADITSVTRQGGHWALLEKPEEFGQDVFGWLEATEFTK